From Caretta caretta isolate rCarCar2 chromosome 14, rCarCar1.hap1, whole genome shotgun sequence, the proteins below share one genomic window:
- the LOC142068901 gene encoding C-type lectin domain family 2 member D-like, whose protein sequence is MGYRGKCYYFSETEGSWTDNRSRCCAPGASLAGIDSEQEMAFLLRHKGVQDHWIGLRREQGQPWKWTNSTKFNHLFH, encoded by the exons ATGGGATACCGAGGGAAATGCTACTATTTCTCAGAGACGGAAGGGAGCTGGACCGACAACCGGAGCCGCTGCTGTGCACCGggtgcctccctggctgggatcgACAGTGAGCAGGAAATG GCGTTCCTGCTGCGCCATAAGGGTGTCCAGGACCACTGGATCGGCCTCCGGAGGGAACAGGGTCAGCCCTGGAAATGGACCAACAGCACCAAATTCAACCACCT GTTTCActga